From Bacillota bacterium, the proteins below share one genomic window:
- a CDS encoding proton-conducting transporter membrane subunit — protein sequence MDLNWMMAVAILLPLVAGILIFIFRHYQIRGLIVVITALALIINSIYFLKLGPVEYTPEGSNWGLAITVLDYLILLFYIYAGLSLRNWLVLIFALTQIVPLAYWEFGMGAHVELEPAFVVDHLAIVMTLVISIIGSLICIYAIRYMHDHEHHLHLEKSRQSRFLFWLVMFLGAMNGLVFANNLYWLYFFWEVTTLCCFQLIAHDLTKEAINNAARALWMNSLGGTAFILAMIYLYVNHGGADALSMQNIISGGLGQAAALLPVALLCFTGFTKAAQLPFQGWLLGAMVAPTPVSALLHSSTMVKAGVYLVVRLAPAFAGSYLGVMVALVGAFTFLGASGLAISQTTGKRVLAYSTIANLGLIIACAGINTPLAIAASILLIIFHAISKGLMFLCAGTIEHIIWSREIEDMEGLAEKAPVTTFITAIGILSMFLPPFGMLLAKWMALEAAYAVPLAAILFVLASAATIVFWAKWLGRLLQVLPRLGRKFESLSLSYSVPLWVLVIGIFVVGIGVAPVYEKFVHFAVNNVIAAEQVFAEGWNVLVPGVSAVTPLPAPAVGAYPVWPLFVVFGVALLLPFLFLALKPQELRPVYMCGEQVGDTDTDEWVTAADQKAKVQLGGYYFQNVLGEAALNPWVNTVAIALLLILFGVVLGVVLQ from the coding sequence ATGGATCTTAACTGGATGATGGCAGTCGCGATTCTACTCCCGCTTGTAGCCGGAATCCTGATCTTCATTTTTCGCCATTATCAGATCCGCGGCCTGATCGTAGTCATAACGGCCCTCGCACTGATCATCAACTCCATCTATTTCTTAAAGCTGGGCCCCGTTGAGTATACGCCCGAAGGTTCCAACTGGGGTCTTGCCATTACGGTTCTTGATTATCTCATCTTATTATTTTATATCTACGCAGGTCTCAGTTTACGCAACTGGCTCGTCCTGATTTTTGCTCTTACCCAGATCGTCCCGCTTGCTTACTGGGAATTTGGAATGGGAGCACATGTGGAATTAGAACCTGCCTTTGTCGTAGACCATCTTGCCATTGTGATGACTTTAGTCATCTCCATCATTGGTTCTCTAATCTGTATTTATGCCATTCGTTACATGCATGACCACGAGCACCACCTGCACCTGGAGAAATCGCGGCAGTCGCGTTTTCTCTTCTGGCTGGTGATGTTCCTCGGTGCCATGAACGGGCTTGTTTTTGCGAACAACCTGTACTGGCTCTACTTCTTCTGGGAAGTCACCACCCTTTGCTGCTTCCAGTTAATCGCTCACGACCTGACAAAAGAAGCAATCAACAACGCAGCCCGCGCCCTTTGGATGAACTCGCTGGGTGGCACTGCTTTCATCCTGGCGATGATCTATCTTTATGTTAACCACGGCGGAGCAGATGCCCTTTCAATGCAGAACATCATTAGTGGGGGCTTGGGGCAGGCGGCCGCTTTGCTTCCGGTTGCGCTCCTCTGTTTCACCGGTTTCACCAAAGCAGCCCAGTTGCCTTTCCAGGGCTGGCTGCTGGGAGCGATGGTCGCGCCGACTCCGGTTTCCGCGTTACTTCACTCCAGTACAATGGTGAAGGCCGGGGTCTACCTTGTGGTACGTCTGGCTCCTGCCTTCGCAGGAAGCTACCTGGGCGTCATGGTTGCCCTCGTGGGAGCTTTTACCTTCTTGGGGGCCTCAGGATTGGCCATCAGCCAGACCACAGGAAAGCGTGTTCTGGCTTACTCTACGATTGCAAACCTCGGCTTGATTATTGCTTGTGCGGGAATTAACACACCACTGGCGATTGCTGCTTCGATCCTGCTCATAATCTTCCACGCCATTTCCAAGGGCCTCATGTTCCTCTGTGCCGGCACCATCGAGCACATCATTTGGAGCCGGGAAATCGAGGACATGGAAGGCCTTGCCGAAAAGGCTCCGGTTACTACTTTCATTACGGCGATCGGGATTCTTTCCATGTTCCTGCCTCCCTTTGGTATGCTCCTGGCGAAGTGGATGGCGCTCGAGGCCGCTTATGCAGTTCCTCTCGCGGCCATTCTCTTCGTTCTGGCCAGCGCCGCAACCATCGTCTTCTGGGCCAAGTGGCTCGGCCGGTTGCTCCAGGTCTTGCCGCGGTTGGGACGGAAGTTCGAGTCCCTTTCGCTCAGTTATTCGGTGCCCCTGTGGGTGCTCGTAATCGGGATTTTTGTCGTCGGTATCGGCGTTGCCCCGGTTTACGAGAAATTCGTTCACTTTGCTGTCAATAACGTGATTGCTGCAGAACAGGTATTTGCCGAAGGTTGGAATGTCCTGGTGCCCGGTGTCTCGGCTGTGACGCCTCTTCCTGCTCCGGCAGTAGGCGCCTATCCTGTTTGGCCGCTCTTCGTCGTGTTTGGGGTCGCCCTCTTGCTTCCCTTCCTCTTCCTGGCGCTGAAGCCCCAGGAACTGCGCCCCGTCTACATGTGCGGTGAACAGGTGGGGGATACCGATACGGATGAGTGGGTGACCGCAGCCGACCAGAAGGCAAAGGTCCAGCTAGGTGGCTATTACTTCCAGAACGTGCTGGGAGAAGCGGCATTGAATCCCTGGGTAAACACCGTTGCCATTGCCCTCCTCCTGATCCTGTTCGGCGTTGTGTTGGGGGTGGTCTTACAATGA